A region from the Panicum hallii strain FIL2 chromosome 1, PHallii_v3.1, whole genome shotgun sequence genome encodes:
- the LOC112899994 gene encoding glycerate dehydrogenase HPR, peroxisomal: MAKPISIEVWNPSGKYRVVSTKSMPGTRWIRLLTDNDCRLEICTEAKTILSVDDILALIGDRCDAVIGQLTEDWGEVLFSALKRAGGTAFSNMAVGYNNVDVEAANRNGIAVGNTPGVLTETTAELAASLSLAAARRIVEADQFMRAGLYEGWLPHLFVGNLLKGQTVGVIGAGRIGSAYARMMIEGFKMNLIYYDLYQATRLEKFVTAYGQFLKANGEQPVTWKRAATMEDVLREADVISLHPVLDKTTYHLINPERLAIMKKEAVLVNASRGPVIDEVALVEHLKANPMFRVGLDVFEDEPYMKPGLADMKNAVVVPHIASASKWTREGMATLAALNVLGNIKGYPVWGNPNQMEPFLNESATPPPACPSIVNAKQLGLPSSKL; this comes from the exons ATGGCGAAGCCCATCTCCATCGAGGTGTGGAACCCCAGCGGCAAGTACCGCGTGGTGAGCACCAAGTCCATGCCGGGAACGCGGTGGATCCGCCTGCTCACCGACAACGACTGCCGCCTAGAG ATATGCACCGAGGCCAAGACCATCCTCTCCGTCGACGACATCCTGGCGCTCATCGGCGACCGCTGCGACGCCGTCATCGGGCAGCTCACTGAGGACTGGGGAGAGGTGCTCTTCTCGGCCCTCAAGCGCGCCGGCGGGACGGCCTTCAGCAACATGGCCGTGGGCTACAACAACGTCGACGTCGAGGCTGCCAACAGGAACGGCATCGCCGTCGGCAACACGCCG GGCGTCCTCACCGAGACCACGGCTGAGCTCGCCGCCTCCCTCTCGCTGGCAGCAGCCAGGAGGATCGTGGAGGCGGACCAGTTCATGAGGGCTGGCCTCTACGAGGGATGGCTCCCACACCT GTTCGTTGGCAACCTGCTCAAGGGGCAGACTGTTGGGGTCATCGGAGCTGGTCGCATCGGCTCCGCGTATGCACGCATGATGATCGAGGGCTTCAAGATGAACCTCATCTACTACGACCTCTACCAGGCCACACGCCTTGAGAAGTTCGTCACAGCATATGGGCAGTTCCTCAAAGCCAACGGTGAGCAGCCTGTCACCTGGAAGAGGGCCGCCACCATGGAGGATGTCCTCAGGGAGGCTGATGTGATAAGTCTGCATCCGGTGCTGGACAAGACCACTTACCATCTCATAAACCCTGAGAGGCTGGCCATCATGAAGAAGGAGGCGGTTCTTGTGAACGCAAGCCGGGGGCCTGTGATCGATGAGGTTGCCCTGGTGGAGCACCTCAAGGCCAATCCCATGTTCCGAGTTGGGCTCGACGTCTTTGAG GATGAGCCTTACATGAAACCTGGACTGGCTGACATGAAGAACGCCGTCGTTGTACCACACATTGCATCAGCCTCCAAG TGGACACGTGAAGGAATGGCAACGCTGGCTGCTCTCAACGTTCTT ggtAATATCAAGGGTTACCCTGTTTGGGGAAACCCCAATCAGATGGAGCCCTTCTTGAACGAGAGCGCGACGCCACCGCCTGCTTGCCCGAGCATCGTTAATGCGAAACAACTCG GCCTGCCATCTTCGAAGCTTTAG